The Methyloceanibacter sp. wino2 nucleotide sequence CCTCCGGCATGAGGAAGTCGGAAATGAGAAACACCAACTTGCGGCGCCCGGCGATGATTGCGGCGGCATCGACAAGACCCTCCGCGCTGTCGCCGAGTTCACCCTGTTCGGCCGGATCGAAGGCGCGCAGATTCGTCAGCATCTCCGCTTCAGCACCCCGCGACGCGGTCGCCGGCCAGAAGCAAGTCGGAACGATGCGGCGGTTGGCGCCGATGAGGCCGAACGTATCGCCTATGCGCCGGGCTGACCCGGCCAGGGCCGCGCACAGGTCCGTGGCCACGTCGATGATGCGCGCCTGCCCGAGGAACCCCATCGAGGCGGACAAGTCCACGAGCGCATAAACGGTGATTGCGCTTCGCTGCGAAAACCGCTTGGCATAGAGGTTGCCGAACGGATCGCGCAGCGACACCCGCAGGTCGATCCGGCGCGGATCCCGGGCGCGAACGAGAAGTTCGTGATCTTTGAAGAGGCCGCC carries:
- a CDS encoding DUF58 domain-containing protein, coding for MSTASHEASSAIDVPYRLAWRAAGVRIGAHQGKMEGAGGLFKDHELLVRARDPRRIDLRVSLRDPFGNLYAKRFSQRSAITVYALVDLSASMGFLGQARIIDVATDLCAALAGSARRIGDTFGLIGANRRIVPTCFWPATASRGAEAEMLTNLRAFDPAEQGELGDSAEGLVDAAAIIAGRRKLVFLISDFLMPEGTIEAIFEALAGHDVIPIVLRDPRELEDLPRYGLVSFADLETGRRRLYAMRPALRAALIADDAERSKRLRSLAMRYGRPPFEIVGKIDWDRFGAYLMGEVG